The following proteins come from a genomic window of Archocentrus centrarchus isolate MPI-CPG fArcCen1 chromosome 3, fArcCen1, whole genome shotgun sequence:
- the LOC115776242 gene encoding SKI family transcriptional corepressor 1 homolog-B-like isoform X2: MDSMPGQLRDAGREASSSPSLKQDAQSFSGPGSLKPNQVSETSLYGVPIVSLVIDGKERLCLAQISNTLLKNYSYNEIHNRRVALGITCVQCTPVQLELLRRAGAMPISSRRCGMITKREAERLCKSFLGAHSPPKLPENFAFDVCHECAWGCRGSFIPARYNSSRAKCIKCSFCNMYFSPNKFIFHSHRTPESKYLQPDAANFNSWRRHLKLTEKKTNDDVCHAWEDVKAMFNGGSRKRTLPMSSSGMSSPMKPQASSSLVQTSSPEIPHKTLRCDEDQGNNNLSLARGERSYPVIPVPSKSFSMLQKIPPPLFPHHPYGFPSYGLCQKKSDGVPDANKNTVPGVFWPGTKDSIYPAFPMFWPTAGGLPMPPYPGSPPKPPPELLSVRQAELDLSDQSERGANTPKDTSHHPHHQQDGGERCPSSQSSSTRNDEDKSGDDTSQRKISYISAFRPVVKDAETIAKLYGNRDTYGLRPGYLSPDFISESSSYRSISPDRDSVVDDDDPDVDVESNRGQDEDEPGRDHHDSPVLERVSSGAEESQEQPDAASSPAAVAASPEDSAHTGSSDEDRQMRNGSPLHEVYTRERDGHVLLNEPSTFGSKQLSSPRRSNGVHHVSEIQTQRSAAPYQEPKDRQAGGALRIDISVHERDLENMAKEELQKQLVEQVELRKKLEREFQHLKDNFQDQMKRELSYREEMVQQLQIVRAHDALHHFSCKMLTPRQCTGACTFKPPLLPP; encoded by the exons ATGGATTCGATGCCCGGACAGCTTCGAGACGCGGGACGAGAGGCCAGCTCTTCCCCGAGTTTGAAGCAGGACGCACAGAGCTTTTCCGGCCCCGGCTCCCTCAAACCAAACCAAGTGAGTGAGACATCCCTGTACGGGGTGCCGATTGTGTCTCTGGTCATAGACGGCAAGGAGAGACTCTGTCTGGCGCAGATTTCTAATACCCTGCTGAAAAACTACAGCTACAACGAGATACACAACCGCCGGGTAGCTCTGGGCATCACCTGTGTGCAGTGCACACCAGTGCAACTGGAGCTCCTGCGGCGAGCCGGGGCCATGCCCATTTCCTCCAGGCGCTGCGGCATGATCACCAAAAGGGAGGCCGAGAGGCTCTGCAAGTCCTTCCTGGGAGCGCACAGCCCTCCAAAGCTACCAGAAAATTTTGcatttgatgtgtgtcatgaaTGCGCCTggggctgcagaggcagctTTATACCCGCCAGATACAACAGCTCCAGAGCAAAGTGCATCAAGTGCAGCTTTTGCAACATGTATTTCTCTCCAAATAAATTTATTTTCCATTCCCATCGCACCCCAGAATCCAAGTATCTGCAGCCGGACGCGGCCAATTTCAATTCATGGAGACGCCACTTGAAATTgacggaaaaaaaaacaaatgacgACGTTTGCCATGCATGGGAGGATGTAAAGGCCATGTTCAACGGGGGGAGCAGAAAGAGGACTCTGCCCATGAGCAGCTCCGGAATGTCCTCGCCGATGAAACCACAGGCCTCGTCCAGCCTGGTTCAAACCAGCTCCCCTGAGATTCCTCACAAAACTTTACGGTGCGACGAGGATCAAGGAAATAATAACCTAAGTTTGGCGAGGGGCGAGCGGAGTTACCCGGTCATCCCGGTGCCCAGCAAGAGCTTTAGCATGCTTCAGAAAATCCCCCCACCTCTGTTCCCTCACCATCCCTATGGCTTCCCCAGTTACGGGCTATGTCAGAAAAAGAGCGACGGGGTGCCCGATGCGAACAAAAACACCGTCCCTGGTGTGTTTTGGCCTGGCACAAAGGACTCGATCTATCCTGCTTTCCCCATGTTTTGGCCTACAGCTGGCGGCCTTCCAATGCCGCCCTACCCGGGGTCTCCACCCAAACCTCCTCCAGAACTGCTAAGCGTCCGACAGGCCGAACTCGACTTATCGGACCAAAGTGAGAGAGGCGCAAACACACCCAAAGACACCAGCCACCACCCTCACCACCAGCAGGACGGCGGAGAGCGCTGCCCCAGCTCCCAGTCCTCCTCCACCAGGAACGACGAGGACAAGTCCGGGGACGATACCTCACAGAGGAAAATCAGTTACATTTCAGCCTTCAGACCCGTTGTCAAAGACGCAGAGACCATCGCCAAACTGTACGGCAACCGGGACACCTACGGTTTGCGCCCTGGCTACTTGTCTCCGGATTTTATCAGCGAGAGCTCCAGCTACAGATCAATATCACCGGACAGAGACAGCGTGGTGGACGACGACGATCCGGACGTGGACGTGGAGTCCAACCGGGGACAAGACGAGGATGAGCCGGGAAGGGACCACCATGACTCCCCTGTGCTGGAACGGGTCTCCTCGGGTGCTGAGGAGAGTCAGGAGCAGCCCGATGCAGCCTCCAGCCCCGCGGCAGTCGCAGCATCACCGGAGGACTCCGCTCACACTGGGTCATCGGACGAGGACAGACAGATGCGTAATGGCTCCCCTCTTCATGAA GTGTACACTCGCGAAAGGGACGGCCACGTGCTTCTGAACGAGCCTTCCACGTTTGGGTCCAAACAATTGAGCAGCCCTCGCAGATCCAATG GTGTTCACCACGTGTCTGAAATACAGACCCAACGCTCTGCAGCGCCCTATCAGGAGCCAAAGGACAGACAAG CCGGTGGAGCTTTACGCATCGACATCAGCGTGCACGAGAGAGATCTGGAGAACATGGCTAAAG AGGAATTGCAGAAGCAGCTCGTGGAACAAGTGGAGCTGAGGAAGAAGTTGGAGAGAGAATTCCAGCATTTAAAAG ATAATTTTCAGGATCAAATGAAGCGTGAGCTGTCCTACAGAGAGGAAATGGTCCAGCAGCTGCAGATTGTTCGAG CTCACGACGCCCTTCACCATTTCTCCTGCAAGATGCTCACCCCTCGTCAGTGTACCGGAGCCTGTACCTTCAAACCCCCACTGCTGCCTCCCTAG
- the LOC115776242 gene encoding SKI family transcriptional corepressor 1 homolog-B-like isoform X1 — translation MDSMPGQLRDAGREASSSPSLKQDAQSFSGPGSLKPNQVSETSLYGVPIVSLVIDGKERLCLAQISNTLLKNYSYNEIHNRRVALGITCVQCTPVQLELLRRAGAMPISSRRCGMITKREAERLCKSFLGAHSPPKLPENFAFDVCHECAWGCRGSFIPARYNSSRAKCIKCSFCNMYFSPNKFIFHSHRTPESKYLQPDAANFNSWRRHLKLTEKKTNDDVCHAWEDVKAMFNGGSRKRTLPMSSSGMSSPMKPQASSSLVQTSSPEIPHKTLRCDEDQGNNNLSLARGERSYPVIPVPSKSFSMLQKIPPPLFPHHPYGFPSYGLCQKKSDGVPDANKNTVPGVFWPGTKDSIYPAFPMFWPTAGGLPMPPYPGSPPKPPPELLSVRQAELDLSDQSERGANTPKDTSHHPHHQQDGGERCPSSQSSSTRNDEDKSGDDTSQRKISYISAFRPVVKDAETIAKLYGNRDTYGLRPGYLSPDFISESSSYRSISPDRDSVVDDDDPDVDVESNRGQDEDEPGRDHHDSPVLERVSSGAEESQEQPDAASSPAAVAASPEDSAHTGSSDEDRQMRNGSPLHEVYTRERDGHVLLNEPSTFGSKQLSSPRRSNGVHHVSEIQTQRSAAPYQEPKDRQAGGALRIDISVHERDLENMAKEELQKQLVEQVELRKKLEREFQHLKDNFQDQMKRELSYREEMVQQLQIVREAHDALHHFSCKMLTPRQCTGACTFKPPLLPP, via the exons ATGGATTCGATGCCCGGACAGCTTCGAGACGCGGGACGAGAGGCCAGCTCTTCCCCGAGTTTGAAGCAGGACGCACAGAGCTTTTCCGGCCCCGGCTCCCTCAAACCAAACCAAGTGAGTGAGACATCCCTGTACGGGGTGCCGATTGTGTCTCTGGTCATAGACGGCAAGGAGAGACTCTGTCTGGCGCAGATTTCTAATACCCTGCTGAAAAACTACAGCTACAACGAGATACACAACCGCCGGGTAGCTCTGGGCATCACCTGTGTGCAGTGCACACCAGTGCAACTGGAGCTCCTGCGGCGAGCCGGGGCCATGCCCATTTCCTCCAGGCGCTGCGGCATGATCACCAAAAGGGAGGCCGAGAGGCTCTGCAAGTCCTTCCTGGGAGCGCACAGCCCTCCAAAGCTACCAGAAAATTTTGcatttgatgtgtgtcatgaaTGCGCCTggggctgcagaggcagctTTATACCCGCCAGATACAACAGCTCCAGAGCAAAGTGCATCAAGTGCAGCTTTTGCAACATGTATTTCTCTCCAAATAAATTTATTTTCCATTCCCATCGCACCCCAGAATCCAAGTATCTGCAGCCGGACGCGGCCAATTTCAATTCATGGAGACGCCACTTGAAATTgacggaaaaaaaaacaaatgacgACGTTTGCCATGCATGGGAGGATGTAAAGGCCATGTTCAACGGGGGGAGCAGAAAGAGGACTCTGCCCATGAGCAGCTCCGGAATGTCCTCGCCGATGAAACCACAGGCCTCGTCCAGCCTGGTTCAAACCAGCTCCCCTGAGATTCCTCACAAAACTTTACGGTGCGACGAGGATCAAGGAAATAATAACCTAAGTTTGGCGAGGGGCGAGCGGAGTTACCCGGTCATCCCGGTGCCCAGCAAGAGCTTTAGCATGCTTCAGAAAATCCCCCCACCTCTGTTCCCTCACCATCCCTATGGCTTCCCCAGTTACGGGCTATGTCAGAAAAAGAGCGACGGGGTGCCCGATGCGAACAAAAACACCGTCCCTGGTGTGTTTTGGCCTGGCACAAAGGACTCGATCTATCCTGCTTTCCCCATGTTTTGGCCTACAGCTGGCGGCCTTCCAATGCCGCCCTACCCGGGGTCTCCACCCAAACCTCCTCCAGAACTGCTAAGCGTCCGACAGGCCGAACTCGACTTATCGGACCAAAGTGAGAGAGGCGCAAACACACCCAAAGACACCAGCCACCACCCTCACCACCAGCAGGACGGCGGAGAGCGCTGCCCCAGCTCCCAGTCCTCCTCCACCAGGAACGACGAGGACAAGTCCGGGGACGATACCTCACAGAGGAAAATCAGTTACATTTCAGCCTTCAGACCCGTTGTCAAAGACGCAGAGACCATCGCCAAACTGTACGGCAACCGGGACACCTACGGTTTGCGCCCTGGCTACTTGTCTCCGGATTTTATCAGCGAGAGCTCCAGCTACAGATCAATATCACCGGACAGAGACAGCGTGGTGGACGACGACGATCCGGACGTGGACGTGGAGTCCAACCGGGGACAAGACGAGGATGAGCCGGGAAGGGACCACCATGACTCCCCTGTGCTGGAACGGGTCTCCTCGGGTGCTGAGGAGAGTCAGGAGCAGCCCGATGCAGCCTCCAGCCCCGCGGCAGTCGCAGCATCACCGGAGGACTCCGCTCACACTGGGTCATCGGACGAGGACAGACAGATGCGTAATGGCTCCCCTCTTCATGAA GTGTACACTCGCGAAAGGGACGGCCACGTGCTTCTGAACGAGCCTTCCACGTTTGGGTCCAAACAATTGAGCAGCCCTCGCAGATCCAATG GTGTTCACCACGTGTCTGAAATACAGACCCAACGCTCTGCAGCGCCCTATCAGGAGCCAAAGGACAGACAAG CCGGTGGAGCTTTACGCATCGACATCAGCGTGCACGAGAGAGATCTGGAGAACATGGCTAAAG AGGAATTGCAGAAGCAGCTCGTGGAACAAGTGGAGCTGAGGAAGAAGTTGGAGAGAGAATTCCAGCATTTAAAAG ATAATTTTCAGGATCAAATGAAGCGTGAGCTGTCCTACAGAGAGGAAATGGTCCAGCAGCTGCAGATTGTTCGAG AAGCTCACGACGCCCTTCACCATTTCTCCTGCAAGATGCTCACCCCTCGTCAGTGTACCGGAGCCTGTACCTTCAAACCCCCACTGCTGCCTCCCTAG